The proteins below are encoded in one region of Pseudophryne corroboree isolate aPseCor3 chromosome 8, aPseCor3.hap2, whole genome shotgun sequence:
- the LOC134948019 gene encoding cyclin-dependent kinase 5 activator 1-like, producing MWNGFPFSCCRKASLPDEDSSTGAHRTAVEDSETGRSGERRSLIWRFRRFMAKKRQPKNGQTDVTHLVSESLKSSLSCVDLSTYTQATHDTFAKREAPDGCGSAKYQMVQATTSELLSCLGEFIHPRCKKLKNLSPTQIALWMTSIDRYLSGCGQLVGFLTPANVVFLYMLCREVIPSELDSEQELHAYLSTCLYLAFTYMGSETGYPLRPFLVESSKEAYWSRCLYVIDLMSSKMLRINADRQYFIQIFGDLRAEAGQENTTMA from the coding sequence ATGTGGAACGGTTTCCCATTTTCGTGCTGCCGCAAGGCAAGCCTACCGGATGAAGACTCATCAACTGGGGCCCATCGCACTGCGGTAGAGGACAGCGAGACTGGAAGATCTGGTGAGAGACGTTCACTCATCTGGCGCTTCAGGCGTTTTATGGCCAAAAAGAGACAGCCCAAAAATGGCCAAACTGATGTCACCCACCTTGTCAGTGAGAGCCTGAAGAGTTCCCTGTCCTGTGTTGATTTATCTACCTACACACAGGCCACGCATGATACTTTTGCAAAGAGGGAAGCACCTGATGGCTGCGGGTCAGCAAAATACCAGATGGTACAGGCAACCACCAGCGAGCTCCTGAGCTGTCTCGGGGAGTTCATCCATCCTAGGTGCAAAAAGCTGAAGAATCTGTCACCTACACAGATTGCTCTATGGATGACAAGCATAGACAGGTATCTCTCTGGATGCGGACAGCTAGTAGGCTTCCTTACCCCGGCCAATGTAGTCTTCCTCTACATGCTTTGCCGAGAGGTCATTCCATCAGAGCTGGACAGTGAGCAGGAACTCCACGCATATCTGTCAACATGTCTGTACCTGGCATTCACATACATGGGTAGTGAGACCGGCTACCCACTGAGGCCTTTCCTGGTCGAAAGCTCAAAGGAAGCCTATTGGAGCCGTTGTCTCTATGTGATTGACTTGATGAGCTCAAAGATGCTGCGCATCAATGCTGATAGACAATATTTCATCCAGATCTTTGGTGATCTTAGAGCTGAGGCTGGACAGGAGAACACAACAATGGCTTAG